The following are from one region of the Lacinutrix sp. Bg11-31 genome:
- a CDS encoding nuclear transport factor 2 family protein, translating into MRIIKFLLLIALFVSCKTEVKIDTNTLETQVVSTEEIEKNINTSLDLWHKAAAEANFDNYFNLMTKDGVFIGTDATENWKIDAFKTFSKPYFDKGKAWSFTAIDRNIYVYEDQKLAWFDELLDTQMKLCRGSGILKLVDNQWKVAHYVLSIAIPNENVSEVVKLKADFDNLYTKNILAKD; encoded by the coding sequence ATGAGAATAATTAAGTTTCTTTTATTAATTGCCCTTTTTGTGTCTTGCAAAACTGAAGTTAAAATAGATACAAATACGTTAGAAACTCAGGTTGTTTCAACAGAAGAGATAGAAAAGAATATTAACACCAGTTTAGATCTTTGGCATAAGGCTGCAGCCGAAGCAAATTTCGATAACTACTTTAATTTAATGACTAAAGATGGTGTGTTTATTGGTACAGACGCTACAGAAAACTGGAAAATTGATGCTTTTAAAACCTTTTCAAAACCTTATTTCGATAAAGGAAAAGCATGGAGTTTTACAGCTATAGATAGAAATATTTATGTTTACGAAGACCAAAAACTAGCTTGGTTCGATGAGTTGCTAGACACACAAATGAAATTATGTAGAGGCTCTGGAATTCTAAAATTAGTAGACAACCAATGGAAAGTAGCTCACTATGTATTGTCTATAGCTATTCCAAACGAAAATGTTTCAGAAGTTGTGAAACTGAAGGCGGATTTTGATAATTTATATACTAAAAACATTTTAGCCAAAGATTAA